In Halorientalis sp. LT38, a genomic segment contains:
- the ribH gene encoding 6,7-dimethyl-8-ribityllumazine synthase yields MVRLGLVVAEFNRDVTEEMERAARARAEELGATVVETVHVPGAYDSPLAADRLARREDVDAVTVVGAIKSGDTDHDEVIGTAMAQGLTDVSLDRDTPVTLGVTGPGMSMDEAHARTDYGAEALEGAVALVEEL; encoded by the coding sequence ATGGTACGGCTCGGACTGGTGGTCGCGGAGTTCAACCGCGACGTCACCGAAGAGATGGAGCGGGCGGCCCGTGCGCGCGCCGAGGAACTCGGCGCGACGGTCGTCGAGACCGTCCACGTCCCCGGTGCGTACGACTCGCCGCTGGCGGCCGATCGGCTGGCCCGGCGCGAGGACGTGGACGCCGTCACCGTCGTCGGCGCGATCAAGTCCGGCGACACCGATCACGACGAGGTGATCGGGACGGCCATGGCCCAGGGGCTGACCGACGTCAGTCTCGACCGCGACACGCCCGTCACCCTGGGCGTGACCGGCCCGGGTATGAGCATGGACGAGGCCCACGCCCGCACCGACTACGGTGCCGAGGCACTGGAAGGAGCCGTCGCCCTCGTGGAGGAACTATAA
- a CDS encoding AIR carboxylase family protein, translating to MTQSDRVQSLIDDLREEAARDRPTDETPEIGIVMGSDSDLDVMAGSESGRPGAYDVLTEDLGFAEQTSYDDPPEARFTFETFVVSAHRTPDLMYAYAETAEQRGLDVIIAGAGGKSADLPNMVASIAYPLPVIGVPVQEKSVDSVIGMPQGAPLTAVDAGKSFNAALSAVQHLSRQHDGLRDRLVEYHEGLRDGVGEVSRDLHELGTPGFRDRPE from the coding sequence ATGACCCAGTCCGATCGCGTGCAATCGCTGATCGACGACCTGCGCGAGGAGGCAGCGCGCGACAGACCGACCGACGAGACGCCCGAGATCGGGATCGTCATGGGTTCGGACTCGGACCTCGACGTGATGGCCGGCTCGGAGTCCGGTCGCCCCGGGGCCTACGACGTCCTGACCGAGGACCTGGGCTTCGCCGAACAGACGAGTTACGACGATCCGCCCGAGGCCCGGTTCACGTTCGAGACGTTCGTCGTCTCGGCCCACCGGACGCCCGATCTGATGTACGCCTACGCGGAGACGGCCGAACAGCGCGGGCTGGACGTGATCATCGCGGGGGCAGGCGGGAAGTCGGCCGATCTGCCGAACATGGTGGCCTCGATCGCCTACCCGCTCCCGGTGATCGGCGTGCCGGTCCAGGAGAAGTCGGTGGACTCGGTGATCGGGATGCCACAGGGCGCGCCGCTGACGGCCGTCGACGCGGGCAAGTCGTTCAACGCTGCGCTCTCGGCGGTCCAGCACCTCTCGCGTCAGCACGACGGGTTGCGCGACAGGCTCGTCGAGTACCACGAGGGGCTGCGCGACGGCGTCGGCGAGGTGTCGCGGGACCTCCACGAACTCGGGACGCCCGGATTCAGAGACCGTCCCGAGTGA
- a CDS encoding Mov34/MPN/PAD-1 family protein, whose protein sequence is MRLFRSGEVLGIAEDALDFALEASEDAHPNEYMGLLRGESARKVGLDRDGTVITDVLVIPGTESNPVSATVKTNMVPNDMRAAGSVHSHPNGVLRPSDADLQTFHKGDVHIIVGAPYGKTDWQAFDQEGEPRKLDVLDIDLPEEEFFDFTQADIDEELRDEL, encoded by the coding sequence ATGCGGCTGTTCCGGTCGGGCGAGGTCCTCGGAATCGCCGAGGACGCCCTGGACTTTGCCCTCGAAGCGTCGGAAGACGCCCACCCCAACGAGTACATGGGCCTGCTCCGGGGTGAATCCGCCCGCAAAGTCGGCCTGGACCGCGACGGGACCGTCATCACCGACGTGCTGGTCATCCCGGGTACCGAATCGAACCCCGTCAGCGCCACCGTCAAGACGAATATGGTACCGAACGACATGCGCGCGGCCGGGTCGGTCCACTCACACCCGAACGGCGTCCTCCGGCCCAGCGACGCCGACCTCCAGACCTTCCACAAAGGTGACGTCCACATCATCGTCGGCGCGCCCTACGGGAAAACCGACTGGCAGGCCTTCGACCAGGAGGGCGAGCCACGGAAACTGGACGTGCTGGACATCGACCTCCCCGAGGAGGAGTTCTTCGACTTCACGCAGGCCGACATCGACGAGGAGCTGAGGGACGAGTTATGA
- a CDS encoding pyridoxamine 5'-phosphate oxidase family protein, which produces MAETSQIPPEAEELLTSEPLVAHLATCRDGKPHAAPIWFRVGDDGLEVAVAGRKLENVRENPRVALSIQRDENGHPQWGVTVRGTATVVEDEAESEDLNRRLNEKYGVEEDAWEGNTGVRIDVGSVDHWTYD; this is translated from the coding sequence ATGGCCGAGACCTCCCAGATCCCGCCGGAAGCCGAAGAACTGCTCACGAGCGAACCGCTCGTCGCCCACCTCGCGACCTGTCGCGACGGGAAGCCCCACGCCGCCCCGATCTGGTTCCGGGTCGGAGACGACGGACTCGAGGTCGCGGTCGCGGGGCGGAAGTTGGAGAACGTGCGCGAGAACCCCCGCGTCGCGCTCTCGATCCAGCGCGACGAGAACGGGCACCCGCAGTGGGGCGTCACGGTCCGCGGGACGGCGACGGTGGTCGAGGACGAGGCCGAGAGCGAGGACCTCAACCGCCGGCTCAACGAGAAATACGGCGTCGAGGAGGACGCATGGGAGGGGAACACGGGCGTCCGGATCGACGTGGGGTCGGTCGATCACTGGACGTACGACTGA
- a CDS encoding DHH family phosphoesterase → MSPSTPDDGAEVSADGVPTVYDLADGCSLDDVERGNYYHATVNGVVAYGVFVDVTDGLSGLVHESNLVGSYDVGDELLVELSEIREDGDVSFEEIELAEYETERVDAGESVPVADLADVVGSTVSLEGEVVQIKQTGGPTIFQLRDESGVVPCAAFEEAGVRAYPDVEIDDVVRITGRAEMREAAIQIEVDTLERYEGEAAADARERLDAALDEYAAPNDVEPMVDWPAFEKLRPDLEQVARRLREAVLEGRPIRMRHHADGDGLCASVPLQLALERFIRDHHHDAEAPRHLLKRLPSKAPFYEMEDVTRDLNFALENRKRHGQKLPLLLMLDNGSTEEDTPAYRNLAHYDVPIVVVDHHHPDPDAVGPLVDEHVNPYLHDEDYRITTGMMSVELARMIDPSLTDELRHVPAVAGLADRSQAEVMDEFVDLAAEKGYSESDLRDVGEALDYATHWLKYNDGRELINDALNVACDDRERHDELVDFLASRAERDVDKQLDAAMSHVEHERLENDAHLYRIDVENHAHRFTYPAPGKTTGEIHDRKVEETGDPVITIGYGPDFAVLRSDGVRLDIPEMVEELVDEIDGGGVSGGGHLVVGSIKFVEGMREEVIEALVEKMADAELDADLAATLPDE, encoded by the coding sequence ATGTCTCCATCCACTCCCGACGACGGGGCGGAGGTCTCCGCCGACGGAGTTCCTACGGTTTACGACCTCGCTGACGGCTGTTCGCTCGACGACGTCGAACGCGGAAATTACTATCACGCGACGGTCAACGGCGTCGTCGCCTACGGCGTGTTCGTGGACGTCACCGATGGCCTGTCAGGCCTCGTCCACGAGTCGAACCTGGTCGGCTCCTACGACGTCGGCGACGAGTTGCTCGTCGAACTCTCCGAGATCAGAGAGGACGGCGACGTGAGCTTCGAGGAGATCGAACTCGCCGAGTACGAGACCGAGCGCGTCGACGCCGGTGAATCGGTCCCCGTCGCCGACCTCGCGGACGTCGTCGGATCGACGGTCTCGCTCGAGGGCGAAGTCGTCCAGATCAAACAGACCGGCGGGCCGACGATCTTCCAGCTCCGCGACGAGTCCGGCGTCGTCCCCTGTGCCGCCTTCGAGGAGGCCGGTGTGCGGGCCTATCCAGACGTGGAGATCGACGACGTCGTCAGGATCACCGGTCGCGCCGAGATGCGCGAAGCGGCGATCCAGATCGAGGTCGATACGCTCGAACGCTACGAGGGCGAGGCGGCAGCCGACGCTCGCGAGCGACTCGATGCGGCGCTCGACGAGTACGCGGCCCCGAACGACGTCGAGCCGATGGTCGACTGGCCGGCCTTCGAGAAGCTTCGGCCCGACCTGGAACAGGTCGCCCGGCGGCTCCGCGAGGCCGTCCTCGAAGGGCGACCGATCCGGATGCGACACCACGCCGACGGCGACGGTCTCTGTGCGTCCGTTCCCCTGCAACTGGCCCTCGAACGGTTCATTCGCGACCACCACCACGACGCCGAAGCGCCGCGACACCTGCTCAAGCGGCTCCCGAGCAAGGCCCCCTTCTACGAGATGGAGGACGTCACGCGGGACCTCAACTTCGCCCTGGAGAACCGCAAGCGCCACGGGCAGAAGCTCCCGCTCCTCCTGATGCTCGACAACGGATCGACCGAGGAGGACACGCCGGCCTACCGCAACCTGGCCCACTACGACGTGCCCATCGTCGTCGTCGACCACCACCATCCCGACCCCGACGCGGTCGGCCCGCTGGTGGACGAGCACGTCAATCCGTACCTCCACGACGAGGACTACCGGATCACGACGGGCATGATGTCGGTCGAACTCGCCCGGATGATCGACCCATCGCTGACCGACGAGCTCCGGCACGTCCCCGCGGTGGCCGGCCTCGCCGACCGCTCGCAGGCCGAGGTCATGGACGAGTTCGTCGACCTGGCCGCGGAGAAGGGTTACTCGGAGTCGGACCTCCGGGACGTCGGGGAGGCCCTCGACTACGCCACGCACTGGCTGAAGTACAACGACGGCCGCGAGCTCATCAACGACGCCCTGAACGTGGCCTGTGACGACCGCGAGCGCCACGACGAACTCGTCGACTTCCTGGCCTCCCGGGCCGAACGCGACGTAGACAAACAGCTCGACGCAGCGATGTCCCACGTCGAACACGAGCGCCTGGAAAACGACGCGCACCTCTACCGCATCGACGTCGAGAACCACGCGCACCGCTTCACCTACCCCGCGCCGGGGAAGACGACCGGCGAGATCCACGACCGCAAGGTCGAGGAGACGGGCGATCCGGTCATCACGATCGGCTACGGGCCGGACTTCGCCGTCCTCCGCTCCGACGGCGTCCGCCTGGACATCCCGGAGATGGTCGAAGAGCTCGTCGACGAGATCGACGGCGGCGGCGTCTCCGGCGGCGGGCACCTCGTCGTCGGCTCGATCAAGTTCGTCGAGGGGATGCGCGAGGAAGTCATCGAGGCGCTGGTCGAGAAGATGGCCGACGCCGAACTCGACGCGGACCTCGCCGCGACGTTGCCCGACGAGTAA
- a CDS encoding NADH-quinone oxidoreductase subunit A, which translates to MGNPWIAIGALALVGLLIPVGMMMVSKLLRPSVPEQGKRSTYESGEVPTGDTRIRFNIQYYMVALLFLIFDIETVLIFPWTVIYRSALENGASLMQVLAPMLVFVGVLVVGLGWAWRNGAVEWVRSPRTDARTDTR; encoded by the coding sequence ATGGGTAATCCATGGATAGCCATCGGGGCGCTGGCGCTGGTCGGTCTTCTCATCCCGGTCGGGATGATGATGGTATCGAAGCTTCTCCGGCCCAGTGTGCCCGAGCAAGGGAAACGCTCAACGTACGAGAGCGGCGAGGTGCCGACCGGAGACACGCGGATCCGGTTCAACATCCAGTACTACATGGTCGCGCTGCTGTTCCTGATCTTCGACATCGAGACCGTCCTGATCTTTCCGTGGACGGTCATCTACCGCAGCGCACTGGAGAACGGGGCCAGCCTGATGCAGGTGCTGGCGCCGATGCTGGTGTTCGTCGGCGTCCTCGTCGTCGGTCTCGGCTGGGCGTGGCGCAACGGCGCTGTCGAATGGGTCCGCTCGCCGCGGACCGACGCGCGGACAGATACCAGATAA
- a CDS encoding pyridoxal phosphate-dependent aminotransferase yields the protein MDLDFADRVQRVEPSATLAISNLAAELEADGVDVVDLSVGEPDFDTPENVKAAAEDALAAGHTGYTSSNGIPELKEAIAEKLQADGLDHGPENVIVTPGGKQALFEIFMSLIDDGDEVCLLDPAWVSYEAMVKMAGGTLSRVDLSPHEFQLEPALDDLEAAVSDDTELLVVNSPSNPTGAVYSDAALEGVRDLAVEHDITVISDEIYKEITYGVEPTSLGTLDGMADRTITVNGFSKAYAMTGWRLGYFAGPEDLIAEAGKLHSHSVSCAVNFVQHAGVEALANTDEAVVEMRDAFEERRDMLADLFADHGVDVPVGDGAFYMMLPVDDDDQAWCEGAIEDAHVATVPGSAFGTPGYARLSYAASKERLREGVERLAEEGYL from the coding sequence ATGGATCTAGACTTCGCAGACCGCGTCCAGCGAGTAGAACCGAGTGCGACGCTTGCGATCAGCAACCTCGCAGCGGAACTGGAGGCCGACGGCGTCGACGTCGTCGACCTCTCCGTCGGCGAACCCGACTTCGACACCCCCGAGAACGTGAAGGCCGCCGCCGAGGACGCCCTCGCCGCCGGCCACACCGGCTACACGTCCTCGAACGGCATCCCCGAACTCAAAGAGGCTATCGCCGAGAAACTGCAGGCCGACGGCCTCGATCACGGTCCGGAGAACGTCATCGTCACCCCCGGCGGCAAGCAGGCCCTGTTCGAGATCTTCATGTCCCTCATCGACGACGGAGACGAGGTCTGCCTGCTCGACCCAGCGTGGGTCTCCTACGAGGCCATGGTCAAGATGGCCGGCGGGACCCTCTCCCGCGTCGACCTCTCGCCGCACGAGTTCCAGCTCGAACCCGCCCTCGACGACCTCGAAGCCGCCGTCTCCGACGACACCGAACTGCTCGTCGTCAACTCCCCCTCGAACCCCACTGGCGCTGTGTACTCCGACGCCGCCCTCGAAGGGGTCCGCGACCTGGCCGTCGAGCACGATATCACTGTGATCTCCGACGAGATCTACAAGGAGATCACCTACGGCGTCGAGCCGACGAGTCTCGGTACCCTCGACGGCATGGCCGACCGGACGATCACGGTCAACGGCTTCTCGAAGGCCTACGCCATGACCGGCTGGCGGCTGGGCTACTTCGCCGGCCCCGAGGACCTGATCGCCGAGGCCGGGAAGCTGCACAGCCACTCGGTCTCCTGCGCGGTCAACTTCGTCCAGCACGCGGGCGTCGAGGCCCTGGCGAACACCGACGAGGCAGTCGTCGAGATGCGCGACGCGTTCGAGGAGCGCCGCGACATGCTCGCCGACCTGTTCGCCGACCACGGCGTCGACGTCCCCGTCGGGGACGGCGCGTTCTACATGATGCTCCCAGTGGACGACGACGATCAGGCCTGGTGCGAGGGCGCCATCGAGGACGCCCACGTCGCGACCGTCCCCGGCAGCGCGTTCGGGACGCCCGGCTACGCCCGCCTGTCCTACGCCGCGAGCAAGGAGCGCCTGCGCGAAGGCGTCGAGCGGCTCGCTGAAGAAGGGTACCTCTGA
- a CDS encoding phospholipase D-like domain-containing protein, with protein sequence MSPDNAATVALVTLVALLAGTPAFAAAATATTATISADGTSEGLANDSAPVRVASIYPNPVPEGDAGEFVVLEAASPTALGNYSITDGEDVIELPNHTVDGRVALATAPNLTRNRTDARILRLNRGLALANGGDRVTLLREGDPVETVAYADAPEGEVATPSSDGVTWRPVGATSFPVVNASNRGVEAFVLPDDRSVPVETLASADERILLAGYTLTSERVREELLAANRRGVTVQVLVDGSPVGGLTRRSAETLDALVASGVNVTTLSGDPGRYEFHHAKYAVVDDRALVTTENWKAAGTGGRSSRGWGAVVESDRIVSALAATFRADTRGLDAQPWRRFRSGEEFDPAETPPANGSFPKRVNPERFSPERVELLRAPDNAEGRLLTLLRNADDSIRIEQVSIGSRNQPFLRAAIDAARRGVEVKILLSGAWYAREENRELIDWLDELATREDVPLEARIADPNGRFKKIHAKGVIVDGEQVLLGSMNWNNHSARENREVALLLEGEGVGEYFGEVFRADWRGGDWRLPVSVLVAVVLGALGALVVARRFEFEG encoded by the coding sequence CCGCGACGATTTCCGCTGACGGAACGAGCGAAGGATTAGCGAACGACTCCGCACCGGTTCGGGTGGCGTCGATCTATCCGAATCCAGTCCCCGAGGGCGACGCCGGGGAGTTCGTCGTCCTCGAGGCCGCGAGTCCGACTGCTCTCGGGAACTACTCCATCACGGACGGAGAAGACGTGATCGAGCTTCCGAACCACACCGTCGACGGACGAGTCGCACTCGCGACGGCCCCCAACCTGACGCGGAACCGAACGGACGCCCGGATTCTCCGCCTGAACCGGGGGCTCGCGCTCGCCAACGGCGGCGATCGGGTCACGCTCCTTCGCGAGGGGGACCCCGTGGAGACGGTGGCGTACGCAGACGCACCCGAGGGTGAAGTCGCGACCCCGTCGAGCGACGGCGTCACCTGGCGTCCGGTCGGTGCCACGTCGTTCCCGGTCGTGAACGCCTCGAATAGGGGGGTCGAAGCGTTCGTCCTCCCCGACGACCGATCGGTCCCGGTCGAGACGCTCGCGAGCGCGGACGAGCGGATCCTGCTGGCGGGATACACGCTCACCTCGGAGCGAGTCCGAGAGGAGTTGCTCGCCGCCAATCGTCGCGGGGTCACAGTCCAGGTCCTCGTGGACGGCAGTCCAGTCGGCGGTCTGACCCGGCGGTCGGCCGAGACGCTCGACGCCCTCGTCGCGAGCGGCGTGAACGTCACGACGCTGTCGGGCGACCCGGGTCGCTACGAGTTCCACCACGCCAAGTACGCCGTCGTCGACGACCGCGCTCTGGTCACGACGGAGAACTGGAAGGCCGCCGGAACGGGCGGTCGGTCCAGCCGTGGCTGGGGCGCCGTCGTCGAGTCCGACCGGATCGTCTCGGCGCTGGCCGCGACCTTCCGGGCCGACACCCGGGGCCTCGACGCCCAACCCTGGCGCCGGTTCCGGTCGGGCGAGGAGTTCGACCCGGCCGAGACGCCACCCGCGAACGGGAGCTTTCCGAAGCGCGTCAACCCGGAACGGTTCAGCCCGGAGCGCGTCGAGTTACTCCGGGCCCCGGACAACGCCGAAGGGCGACTCTTGACGCTGCTCCGGAACGCCGACGATTCGATCAGGATCGAGCAGGTCTCGATCGGGAGTCGAAACCAGCCGTTCCTTCGAGCGGCCATCGACGCGGCTCGCCGGGGCGTCGAGGTGAAGATTCTGCTCAGCGGGGCCTGGTACGCACGCGAGGAGAACCGTGAGTTGATCGACTGGCTCGACGAACTCGCCACGCGCGAAGACGTCCCCCTCGAGGCCCGGATCGCCGACCCGAACGGCCGCTTCAAGAAGATCCACGCGAAAGGCGTGATCGTCGACGGCGAGCAGGTCCTGCTCGGCTCGATGAACTGGAACAACCACTCCGCCCGCGAGAACCGGGAAGTCGCCCTGCTGCTCGAAGGGGAGGGAGTGGGCGAGTACTTCGGCGAAGTATTCCGGGCCGACTGGCGCGGCGGCGACTGGCGGCTGCCGGTCAGCGTGCTCGTCGCCGTGGTTCTGGGAGCGCTGGGGGCTCTCGTCGTCGCTCGCCGGTTCGAGTTCGAAGGCTGA
- a CDS encoding 5-(carboxyamino)imidazole ribonucleotide synthase: MTLTSPGPTLGVVGGGQLGRMLGEAAAPLGVELVVSDPTPDAPASPVVRDQVVGDFDDPETIRELAERADYLTYEIELTDPDVLEAVAEETGVPVHPAPETLRTIQDKLVQKKRLGDAGIPVPEFRQVDSVADLEAALDDLGTPAMLKAREGGYDGRGNVLVESREDAESAMDDIAGPAMVEAFVPFERELAVMGCRGTDGETDTFPVTETIHEEEILRGSVSPPRAPADRIEAAQEVAEDVLAEMDGRGVFGIELFDTGEEILLNEIAPRPHNSGHWTIEGCHTSQFEQHVRAVTARPLGSTERRDPSVSVNVLGDVDERQAATLSGEDAVFATDRAHLHWYGKREVYALRKMGHVTLTGDAEAGGAGSDADLAGLLTMARDLRDGLTFVE, from the coding sequence ATGACACTGACGTCGCCAGGACCGACGCTCGGCGTGGTCGGGGGCGGCCAGCTCGGCCGGATGCTCGGTGAAGCGGCGGCTCCGCTGGGGGTGGAGCTCGTCGTCTCGGACCCCACCCCGGACGCGCCGGCGTCGCCGGTCGTCCGCGACCAGGTCGTCGGGGACTTCGACGATCCGGAGACGATCCGCGAGCTCGCGGAGCGGGCCGATTATCTGACCTACGAGATCGAGTTGACGGATCCCGACGTGCTCGAAGCGGTCGCCGAGGAGACCGGCGTGCCGGTCCACCCGGCGCCCGAGACGCTCCGGACGATCCAGGACAAACTCGTCCAGAAGAAACGGCTCGGCGACGCTGGGATTCCAGTTCCCGAGTTCCGGCAGGTCGACTCGGTGGCCGACCTCGAAGCCGCCCTGGACGATCTGGGGACGCCCGCGATGCTCAAGGCCCGCGAGGGCGGCTACGACGGCCGGGGCAACGTGCTCGTCGAGTCCCGCGAGGACGCCGAAAGCGCGATGGACGACATCGCCGGGCCGGCGATGGTCGAGGCGTTCGTCCCCTTCGAGCGCGAACTCGCGGTGATGGGCTGTCGGGGAACGGACGGCGAGACCGACACCTTCCCGGTGACCGAGACGATCCACGAGGAAGAGATCCTGCGTGGGTCGGTCTCGCCGCCTCGCGCCCCGGCGGACCGAATCGAGGCCGCGCAGGAAGTCGCCGAGGACGTGCTGGCCGAGATGGACGGCCGGGGCGTCTTCGGGATCGAGCTGTTCGACACGGGCGAGGAGATCCTGCTGAACGAGATCGCGCCCCGGCCGCACAACTCGGGCCACTGGACGATCGAGGGCTGTCACACCTCGCAGTTCGAGCAGCACGTCCGGGCCGTCACGGCCCGCCCGCTCGGGTCGACCGAACGGCGTGACCCGTCCGTCTCGGTGAACGTCCTCGGCGACGTCGACGAACGCCAGGCGGCGACGCTCTCGGGCGAGGACGCGGTCTTCGCCACCGACCGGGCGCACCTCCACTGGTACGGCAAGCGGGAGGTCTACGCGCTGCGGAAGATGGGCCACGTCACGCTGACCGGTGACGCCGAGGCGGGCGGCGCCGGGTCGGACGCCGACCTCGCCGGCCTGCTCACCATGGCGCGGGACCTGCGCGACGGCCTCACCTTCGTCGAGTAG
- a CDS encoding flippase activity-associated protein Agl23 — protein MATVEDDDSTTETPARDSETALPTRFGVDRIVLVVAGLTAFALFARFLFLGERIAHWDEGRVGWWILQYLHTGDYAYRAIIHGPFYHHVNSFVFSVFGASDFAMRAIVALLGGLTPLLALGLRHRLRDLEVGALALFLAVNPLLLYYTRFMRGDPLVAVFMLAALVAFVRLLDFRRPRYLFLGVAATALAFTAKENALIYPITWAGAAVLLLDHRLFLAREGERAWTSILMDYLVAFVYGVWDWLHWILLAVVEFFAIIVFFYAPRDGDPTDVGLYNALSQADLGMFVTVVDRATVGAWKEFFGLWVSGDMSDHAYIPYLGDLVQTLGYGALALCVLAVVGFVVDRYSGDRPRDLVSFAFYCGFVSVLGYPIVTDIQAPWAAIHAVVPLAIPAAVGFALLLRWGRESLADDDPVGMAAAAVLVIVVVSFVAGAGVYGVYLAPQAQESENALVQYAQPGDDVRPALDRMDAAAAANDGTDVLLYGDFFVDGGTNATTDFVRNGYPADSDLLPSEQRGLTLAPACADWFNALPLPWYFNQSGASVDCAQDEAELGDVEDSEPPVVIVAAHDEDDEDDTVNEEAQARRAFPDYWSATYELRTYGTETVFLIHPDYVGDANATATPPGT, from the coding sequence ATGGCAACGGTCGAGGACGACGACTCGACGACGGAGACCCCTGCCCGGGACTCCGAGACCGCCCTCCCGACGCGGTTCGGCGTCGACCGCATCGTACTGGTCGTCGCCGGCCTCACCGCGTTCGCCCTGTTCGCCCGATTCCTGTTCCTCGGGGAGCGGATCGCACACTGGGACGAGGGGCGCGTGGGGTGGTGGATCCTCCAGTACCTCCACACCGGCGACTACGCGTACCGGGCGATCATCCACGGGCCGTTCTACCACCACGTCAACAGCTTCGTGTTCAGCGTGTTCGGGGCCAGCGACTTCGCGATGCGAGCGATCGTCGCCCTGCTGGGCGGGCTGACCCCGCTGCTCGCGCTGGGCCTGCGTCACCGTCTGCGAGACCTGGAAGTCGGCGCGCTCGCGCTCTTCCTGGCGGTCAACCCGCTCTTGCTGTACTACACGCGGTTCATGCGCGGGGACCCCCTGGTGGCGGTCTTCATGCTCGCCGCGCTGGTGGCGTTCGTCCGCCTGCTCGACTTCCGGCGGCCCCGCTATCTCTTCCTCGGCGTCGCGGCGACGGCGCTCGCCTTCACCGCCAAGGAGAACGCGCTGATCTACCCGATCACCTGGGCGGGCGCGGCCGTCCTGCTGCTCGATCACCGCCTGTTCCTCGCGCGCGAGGGCGAGCGTGCGTGGACGAGTATCCTGATGGACTACCTGGTCGCCTTCGTCTACGGCGTCTGGGACTGGCTCCACTGGATCCTGCTCGCGGTCGTCGAGTTCTTCGCGATCATCGTCTTCTTCTACGCGCCCCGGGACGGCGACCCGACGGACGTGGGGCTGTACAACGCCCTCTCACAGGCCGACCTCGGGATGTTCGTCACCGTCGTCGATCGGGCGACCGTCGGGGCCTGGAAGGAGTTCTTCGGCCTCTGGGTCAGCGGGGACATGAGCGATCACGCCTACATCCCCTACCTCGGGGACCTCGTCCAGACGCTCGGGTACGGCGCGCTGGCACTCTGCGTGCTGGCGGTCGTCGGCTTCGTCGTCGACCGGTACTCCGGCGACCGGCCCCGCGACCTCGTTTCCTTCGCCTTCTACTGCGGGTTCGTCTCCGTGCTCGGCTACCCGATCGTGACGGACATCCAGGCACCCTGGGCGGCGATCCACGCGGTCGTCCCGCTCGCCATCCCGGCGGCGGTCGGGTTCGCGCTGCTCCTCCGATGGGGCCGGGAGTCGCTCGCGGACGACGATCCCGTGGGCATGGCCGCGGCCGCGGTGCTCGTGATCGTCGTCGTCAGTTTCGTCGCCGGGGCCGGGGTCTACGGCGTCTACCTCGCACCGCAGGCCCAGGAGAGCGAGAACGCGCTCGTCCAGTACGCCCAGCCCGGCGACGACGTGCGGCCGGCGCTCGACCGGATGGACGCGGCCGCCGCGGCCAACGACGGGACCGACGTGTTGCTGTACGGCGACTTCTTCGTCGACGGCGGCACGAACGCGACGACGGACTTCGTGCGGAACGGGTACCCGGCCGATTCGGACCTGTTGCCGTCGGAACAGCGCGGGCTCACCCTCGCGCCCGCGTGTGCGGACTGGTTCAACGCCCTCCCGCTCCCGTGGTACTTCAACCAATCAGGGGCCAGCGTGGACTGCGCACAGGACGAGGCGGAACTCGGCGATGTCGAAGACTCCGAGCCGCCGGTCGTGATCGTGGCGGCCCACGACGAGGACGACGAGGACGACACGGTCAACGAGGAGGCCCAGGCCCGCCGGGCGTTCCCGGACTACTGGAGCGCGACCTACGAACTCCGGACCTACGGGACCGAGACCGTCTTCCTCATCCACCCGGACTACGTCGGCGACGCGAACGCGACGGCGACGCCGCCCGGCACGTGA
- a CDS encoding adenylyltransferase/cytidyltransferase family protein, which translates to MTTVVAQGTFDVLHPGHVHYLEAAAAMGTELHVIVARRENVTHKEPPILSNRQRRDMVAALKPVDEARIGHAEDFFVPIREIDPDVIALGYDQHHDEEQLAAALDEAGIDCAVERASGREEVRDDELLSTGRIVERICDERCD; encoded by the coding sequence ATGACGACCGTCGTCGCCCAGGGCACCTTCGACGTCCTCCACCCCGGCCACGTCCACTATCTCGAGGCGGCCGCGGCGATGGGGACCGAACTCCACGTCATCGTCGCCCGCCGGGAGAACGTGACCCACAAGGAGCCACCCATCCTCTCGAACCGCCAGCGCCGGGACATGGTGGCGGCCCTGAAGCCGGTCGACGAGGCCCGGATCGGCCACGCCGAGGACTTCTTCGTGCCGATCCGCGAGATCGACCCCGACGTGATCGCGCTGGGCTACGACCAGCACCACGACGAGGAGCAACTCGCGGCGGCACTCGACGAGGCCGGCATCGACTGCGCCGTCGAGCGGGCCTCCGGCCGCGAGGAAGTTCGCGACGACGAACTGCTCTCGACCGGGCGGATCGTCGAGCGGATCTGCGACGAACGCTGTGACTGA